In Aestuariibaculum lutulentum, one DNA window encodes the following:
- a CDS encoding carboxypeptidase-like regulatory domain-containing protein, which translates to MKRLFFVAAMLISAMSFSQNTGLVVGKIMDAEVNNAPLVLANVTIKGTETKVDTDQTGLFVFENLEAGDYTLVCSFVGYETKEINIHVDAFEPTELKFSLAASTISFDELALLTATAENNNKTLPQG; encoded by the coding sequence ATGAAACGTTTATTTTTTGTAGCCGCAATGTTAATTTCAGCAATGTCTTTTAGCCAAAACACTGGCTTAGTTGTTGGAAAAATTATGGATGCCGAAGTAAATAATGCGCCTTTAGTATTAGCTAATGTAACTATTAAGGGTACTGAAACTAAAGTTGATACAGATCAAACAGGTTTATTTGTATTTGAAAACTTAGAAGCAGGAGATTACACCTTAGTATGTAGCTTTGTGGGTTACGAAACAAAAGAAATTAATATTCATGTTGACGCTTTTGAACCTACAGAACTTAAATTTTCATTAGCAGCAAGCACCATTTCATTTGATGAATTAGCGCTTCTTACTGCCACTGCCGAAAACAACAATAAAACCTTACCTCAAGGATAA
- the dxs gene encoding 1-deoxy-D-xylulose-5-phosphate synthase yields the protein MQNTLLHSINSPKDLRLLKPEQLPQLAQELREFIINIVATKEGHLGASLGVVELTIALHYVFNTPEDQLIWDVGHQAYGHKILTERKAVFHTNRQLGGICGFPKRDESIYDAFGVGHSSTSISAALGMAIASKLKGETEKQHIAVIGDASIASGMAFEGLNHAGVTDANLLVILNDNAIGIDPSVGALKMYLTNVKKGTQKQDNIFEALNFDYSGPIDGHDLDAVISELERLKTVKGPKFLHVITTKGKGLRQAEEDQVKYHAPGKFDSETGELIPKSASKIPKYQDVFGHTIVELAEQNKNIVGITPAMPTGSSLKYMMDELPDRAFDVGIAEQHAVTLAAGMATQGLIPFCNIYSTFLQRAYDQIIHDVAIQNLPVIFCLDRAGLVGEDGATHHGVYDLSYLRCVPNLIIFAPRNEMELRNIMYTTQLGLHHPIAIRYPRGRGITANWKQPFETIEIGTGTILKEGDKIAILSIGTIAKNVTDAINGCNNPETIAHYDLRFVKPLDEALLHQIFKKHNAIITIEDNSVKGGFGSAILEFASANNYKNNIKVLGIPDVVIDHGSVTELQQQIGLDSTQLVKLLNNILIVNNQ from the coding sequence GTGCAAAACACCTTATTACATAGCATTAATTCTCCTAAGGATTTACGTCTTTTAAAGCCCGAGCAGTTACCTCAGCTGGCTCAGGAATTGCGTGAGTTTATTATTAACATTGTCGCAACTAAAGAAGGACATTTAGGTGCTAGTTTAGGTGTGGTAGAATTAACCATTGCACTGCATTATGTTTTTAATACCCCAGAAGACCAACTCATCTGGGATGTTGGTCACCAAGCTTACGGACATAAAATATTAACCGAACGCAAAGCTGTTTTTCATACCAACCGACAATTAGGCGGTATTTGCGGATTCCCTAAACGCGACGAAAGTATTTACGATGCCTTTGGGGTCGGGCATTCGTCAACTTCCATTTCAGCAGCTTTAGGCATGGCGATTGCCTCTAAACTAAAAGGTGAAACCGAAAAACAACACATTGCCGTTATTGGCGATGCTTCGATTGCAAGTGGTATGGCCTTTGAAGGTTTAAACCACGCGGGAGTAACCGATGCTAATCTGTTAGTTATTTTAAACGACAACGCTATTGGCATTGACCCAAGTGTTGGCGCTTTAAAAATGTACTTAACCAATGTTAAGAAAGGAACTCAAAAACAGGACAATATTTTTGAAGCCTTGAATTTTGATTATTCCGGACCGATTGATGGTCATGATTTAGATGCCGTAATTTCGGAGTTAGAGCGATTAAAAACAGTTAAAGGCCCAAAGTTTCTGCACGTTATTACCACCAAAGGCAAAGGTTTACGTCAGGCCGAAGAAGATCAAGTAAAATACCATGCCCCAGGAAAGTTCGATTCTGAAACCGGAGAATTGATTCCTAAATCTGCTTCAAAAATCCCTAAATATCAGGATGTATTTGGACACACTATTGTAGAGTTAGCCGAACAAAACAAAAACATTGTCGGTATCACACCAGCCATGCCAACAGGAAGTTCATTAAAATACATGATGGACGAACTACCTGATCGCGCTTTTGATGTTGGTATTGCCGAACAGCACGCGGTAACACTTGCTGCAGGTATGGCAACACAGGGTCTAATTCCTTTTTGCAATATCTATTCTACGTTCTTACAACGCGCTTACGACCAGATTATTCATGACGTGGCTATACAAAATTTACCTGTAATTTTTTGCTTAGATCGTGCAGGATTGGTTGGCGAAGATGGTGCTACACATCATGGGGTTTACGACTTGTCGTATTTACGATGCGTCCCGAACCTGATTATTTTCGCGCCGCGAAATGAAATGGAATTACGCAATATCATGTATACCACCCAATTAGGACTGCACCATCCTATTGCCATTCGTTATCCTAGAGGCCGTGGTATTACAGCAAACTGGAAACAACCTTTTGAAACCATTGAAATTGGAACCGGAACAATACTGAAGGAAGGTGATAAAATTGCCATTTTAAGTATAGGAACTATTGCTAAAAATGTTACCGATGCCATAAATGGTTGCAATAATCCAGAAACTATTGCTCACTACGATTTGCGCTTTGTTAAACCTTTAGATGAAGCCCTCCTACATCAAATATTCAAAAAACATAATGCGATAATCACCATAGAAGACAACTCGGTTAAAGGTGGTTTCGGGTCGGCGATTTTAGAATTTGCTTCAGCCAATAATTATAAGAATAACATTAAAGTTTTAGGCATTCCTGATGTAGTTATTGATCATGGTAGCGTAACAGAACTGCAACAACAAATAGGTTTAGATTCTACACAATTAGTAAAATTATTAAACAACATATTGATTGTAAACAATCAATAA
- a CDS encoding thioredoxin family protein produces MSKVIKILGTGCPKCQSMTNVVKDVVTTNNIDATIEKVEDIVEIMKFNIMTTPALVIDDVITIKGRVPSKDEVLALLN; encoded by the coding sequence ATGAGTAAAGTAATTAAAATTTTAGGAACCGGTTGCCCTAAATGTCAATCGATGACCAATGTTGTTAAAGACGTGGTTACCACAAATAACATTGATGCAACCATTGAAAAAGTTGAAGATATCGTAGAAATTATGAAATTCAATATCATGACGACACCTGCTTTGGTAATTGATGATGTTATTACCATAAAAGGAAGAGTCCCTTCAAAAGATGAAGTTCTTGCACTTTTAAACTAG
- a CDS encoding permease, protein MFNWLQQIADWLVYDVLNLDQKQHLAEALNFFIYDTVKILILLVIVIFFMGIVNSYFPIDKVKNYLSRKKLYGLEYLMASLFGVVTPFCSCSSVPLFIGFVRGGIPLGVTFAFLITSPLVNEVAIGLFIGLFGIKTTIIYIISGVLLGTISGIILQNLNLERYLTPWVKDVLTNAKKEQDIFQAEKQPFTKRLPVIWTEVVNILKGIIPYVIVGIAIGGFMHGYIPEGFFEKFMAKDNLFAVPLATILSIPMYSNASGILPIVQVLVSKGIPLGTAIAFMMGVVGLSLPEAMLLKKVMTFKLIAIFFSVVTLCIIISGYLFNIIL, encoded by the coding sequence ATGTTTAATTGGTTACAACAAATAGCAGATTGGCTGGTTTATGATGTCTTGAATTTAGATCAGAAACAACATCTGGCTGAAGCCTTAAACTTCTTTATTTACGATACTGTTAAAATTCTAATCCTTCTTGTTATTGTCATCTTTTTTATGGGCATCGTTAACAGTTATTTCCCCATAGACAAGGTTAAAAATTATCTGTCAAGAAAAAAACTATATGGTCTGGAATACCTTATGGCAAGTCTTTTTGGAGTTGTCACTCCGTTTTGTTCCTGTTCATCGGTTCCGTTATTCATTGGCTTTGTAAGAGGCGGTATTCCGTTGGGAGTTACGTTTGCTTTTCTAATTACATCTCCTTTAGTTAATGAAGTCGCCATTGGCCTTTTTATAGGTTTGTTTGGTATAAAAACCACAATTATCTATATCATTAGTGGCGTATTACTTGGAACCATATCCGGAATCATTCTTCAAAATCTTAATCTGGAACGCTACCTGACACCCTGGGTAAAAGACGTTTTAACAAATGCTAAAAAAGAACAAGATATATTTCAAGCTGAAAAGCAACCTTTCACGAAGCGCTTACCTGTAATATGGACTGAAGTTGTAAACATTCTTAAAGGTATTATACCTTATGTTATTGTTGGAATTGCCATTGGCGGATTCATGCACGGATATATTCCTGAAGGCTTTTTTGAAAAATTTATGGCTAAGGACAATCTTTTTGCTGTTCCGCTTGCCACCATATTATCTATTCCCATGTACTCAAACGCGTCAGGTATACTTCCTATAGTTCAGGTATTAGTTTCTAAAGGTATACCATTAGGGACTGCCATTGCCTTTATGATGGGGGTTGTTGGCCTGTCGCTTCCCGAAGCCATGCTCTTGAAAAAAGTTATGACTTTTAAACTTATTGCTATATTTTTTAGCGTGGTAACTCTATGCATTATCATTTCAGGATATCTATTCAATATTATCTTATAA
- a CDS encoding nucleoside deaminase has translation MENPFDDTYFMKKALQEAELAFDKGEIPVGAVVVIDNRIIARGHNLTETLNDVTAHAEMQAITAAANFLGGKYLQNCTLYVTLEPCQMCAGALYWSQISNIVYGARDEQRGCINLNTRLHPKTIMKGGVLEAEASELMKRFFIEKRNLN, from the coding sequence ATGGAAAACCCGTTTGATGATACGTATTTTATGAAAAAAGCCCTGCAGGAGGCAGAGTTGGCTTTTGATAAAGGAGAAATACCTGTTGGAGCTGTTGTTGTTATTGATAATAGAATTATTGCTCGCGGTCATAATTTAACTGAAACCTTAAATGATGTGACGGCACATGCCGAGATGCAGGCTATTACAGCGGCGGCTAATTTTTTAGGAGGTAAGTATCTTCAAAATTGTACCTTATACGTGACATTAGAGCCTTGCCAAATGTGTGCTGGCGCGTTGTATTGGAGTCAGATTTCTAATATAGTGTATGGAGCCAGAGATGAACAACGTGGTTGCATTAATTTAAATACCAGATTACACCCGAAAACTATCATGAAAGGCGGTGTTTTAGAAGCTGAAGCATCTGAATTAATGAAGCGTTTTTTTATTGAAAAACGAAATTTGAATTGA
- the dgt gene encoding dGTP triphosphohydrolase, which yields MNWEQLLSLKRFGDTNKRLRKEQDETRLGFEVDYDRIIFSSEFRSLQDKTQVIPLSETDFVHTRLTHSLEVSVVGRSLGRLVGKKLLEKHPHLQNVHGYQANDFGAIVAAAALAHDIGNPPFGHSGEKAIGEFFKTGEGLKYKDELTAKEYQDLCDFEGNANGFKILTEDRAGRIGGLRLSYATLGAFTKYPKESLPKKPTAHIADKKYGFFQSEKEAYIDIAEELGLIKRSEDSVSYARHPLTFLVEAADDICYTIIDFEDGINLGLIQEEYALEYLSKIIRHTIRPENYYALSTKADRIGYLRALAIGSLINEAVDIFMENEEAILNGDFDCALMDKCKYEAQINDIIKISIENIYQSTEVIDKEIAGYGVINTLLETYTTAVNNSFNGTASNYDKLILKGLPKNIKIDSSSLYARLSSVCYYVSLLSDSKAILDYKKIKGITF from the coding sequence ATGAACTGGGAACAACTATTATCTTTAAAGCGATTTGGTGATACTAATAAACGACTTAGAAAAGAGCAGGACGAAACGCGTCTGGGTTTTGAGGTTGATTATGATCGTATTATATTTTCATCAGAATTTAGAAGTTTACAAGATAAAACGCAGGTTATTCCTTTATCGGAAACCGATTTTGTTCATACCCGCCTAACACACAGTCTGGAAGTTAGTGTTGTTGGACGCTCTTTAGGGCGATTGGTTGGAAAAAAATTACTTGAAAAACATCCGCATTTACAAAATGTTCATGGCTATCAGGCTAACGACTTTGGTGCTATTGTGGCTGCGGCAGCTTTAGCTCACGATATTGGTAATCCGCCATTTGGACATTCAGGTGAAAAGGCTATTGGAGAATTCTTTAAAACCGGAGAAGGATTAAAATATAAAGACGAATTAACCGCAAAGGAGTATCAGGATTTATGTGATTTTGAAGGAAACGCCAATGGTTTTAAAATTTTAACTGAAGATCGTGCTGGTCGTATTGGAGGATTACGTCTAAGTTATGCTACTCTTGGGGCGTTTACTAAGTATCCAAAAGAATCGTTACCCAAAAAGCCAACAGCTCATATTGCAGATAAAAAGTATGGATTTTTCCAAAGTGAAAAGGAAGCATATATTGATATTGCCGAAGAACTTGGATTGATAAAGCGTAGTGAAGACAGTGTTAGTTACGCGCGCCATCCGCTAACATTTTTAGTAGAAGCTGCCGATGATATTTGTTACACCATTATCGATTTTGAAGATGGTATCAATCTTGGGCTTATTCAGGAGGAATATGCCTTGGAGTATTTGTCAAAAATTATTCGTCATACCATCCGTCCTGAAAATTATTATGCGTTATCGACTAAAGCCGACCGAATTGGGTATTTGCGAGCACTGGCTATTGGGTCTTTAATTAATGAAGCGGTCGATATTTTCATGGAAAATGAAGAAGCTATTTTAAATGGCGATTTCGACTGTGCATTAATGGATAAATGCAAATACGAAGCGCAGATTAATGATATCATAAAAATAAGTATCGAAAATATATATCAATCAACCGAAGTCATTGATAAAGAAATTGCGGGTTATGGTGTTATTAATACCTTGTTAGAAACTTATACTACTGCGGTAAATAATAGTTTTAACGGTACGGCTTCCAATTACGATAAACTGATTTTAAAAGGTTTGCCTAAAAATATAAAAATCGATAGTTCTAGTTTATATGCGCGCTTATCAAGTGTGTGTTACTATGTGTCATTGTTATCCGATAGTAAAGCTATTTTGGATTATAAAAAGATAAAGGGCATTACTTTCTAG